The Plasmodium cynomolgi strain B DNA, chromosome 13, whole genome shotgun sequence DNA segment ataaaaaatgagaggaaTGGGTCACCAAATTTGTATaggaccttttttttttttttttttttccgttatcAGTAAAGGTAGGAAATGGGCATGAACAAATAGCAATCCTTGAGAAGGAGCGTACTGCCACGAATATATTATGTGTACTCGCGTGTATTGGCACGTATTTACTCACGTACAATTTGCATGCCTGGTGGGGGAGCTGTACCTTACTTAGGACCCACGCCATGACACGCCGTGTTTCACCAAAATGTGGAAATGCCGTTCAGCCCCTCCACCTTCTCACAAACTTGTGCGAACAGCATGCATATTTTCTGTTACATACCAAAGTGGGGCATTTTATGAGCACCAGTTTGTCGAACCGAAAGGGCAAGAGGTGTCCTCACTCACGAAAGTACATAAGCCAAGTGTGTCGTGCCATGAACAACGTGTATTGTATGCACGtttccttttaaatttaCACGTTTAAATGTGTGCATGCACCTATTGGTGAACTAAGCCAATTTGAAGGACCCCCCCCGGACGAGTATTTTTACACTTCGGTGAAACAACAATAGGAGCTCAGATGGTACACACGTAAAGGGTGCTACAAATATTACTACACCAGGACGGTTGATtcattggcaaaaaaaaaaaaaaaatggctgttTGCTTCCCCCGAATTAGGTGCATTTTGCAGTATACATGATGTAATGCACGCACAGTTGAATCGCCCCCGATGATGCAACTTGTTCACAGCGTTATGCACACCTGGTCGCACGTATTCGCATATATTCGCATATATTCGCACTCTGTTCACATACGACTTGACTCTCCTATTGTAACAGAGAACAGGAAAAAGCAAACACgccgctaaaaaaaaaaaaattcacaccTGTATGAACCCATGCGCCACACCCTTTTGTGCAAATCTGCTATGTGTCCAGGCCCCCGTGACAACTTCCTTCATTCGTTTGTGCTGTGCAAAATGacaaacttaaaaaaaagaggatgcGCCTCATGTTGAAGCCCTTATAAACGTAACCCCTTTCTTATGTGGCCATACAAGGGGAAGTTACGTAACCAAATTGCATAACTACTTCGCGCTGCTCCACATGCAAACAGGGACGTGGGTTAATGGAGAGGGCGAGAGGCAAATGTGTTCCCCATGCATGCGTTAAATTAAGCATggtgctttttctttcctacTGTGATAATTAACTTTTTGCACAACTGAGCAAAACGGTGTAGCCTGTGTGGGAGCTGCTCAGTTACGTTAAGAAGGAAAGACAGTTAGGGCATGTTAATCGGATAAAGCAAATTCGTTTTGATGTCACCCCAGAAAAAACTGAGCATAATAAAAGTAAACCACCAGGTGGGAGACGTAAATAAATTAGACCACTCCGATGGGCGAAAAAGTGataacatttttactttcaCGTGAATGTAgccttgggggggaagcggggAGGCGAGGAAGCGAAGAAGCGGGAAGCGGGGAAGCACTTCGGACTGCGAGGAAGCACTTCGGACTGCGGGGAAGCACTTCGGACTGCGGGAAGTTGCCCTTTCCACGGTTGACTCCACAGATAAGAAGAAGGGAAATTCCCCCATCTTCTCATCctgcatttaaaatttacaccCCACAACACTCATCAGTGCACTCATCAGTACACTCTTCTCCAGCTAGCTATTTCAACATGTGTGCACCTTTCCAGATTCGCTAATGCACAGCGCACAAGAAAATGTTAGCTTAGCCACTGTTACTaatgtgtgcttttttttttttttttctattttaccACTCCTGTGAGGTGTACACAGAGGGGTTATTTTACAACCGTCTCAAGTATGAGCCCTAATTGGGGGAGGACTGactaacatatatttatcagGGACAATACAACAGCCCTCTGTCATCAACGTGCAGGTAAACAGAACCATGTGTATTCCTAGGTCGTTATACCTATGCGTGTTAATGGCAACTATTTCTTCCATGGCGGGTGTGTACCTCTCCATTCCGCAGCCATCTTTCGTGATCACTGCATTGGggtactttcttttttctatatACTTTTCTCCTCTCGCGTGCGCCCCCTGTAGGTACGTCCATCCGCGTGTTGGCAGCGAATCAGAGGCTACCTCGCCCAGTGGTCTGCTCGTCTGCTCATCTGCTCCGCCGCTCCTAACCCCTGAACACTGAACACTGAACCCTCAAAGCcaaaaccctgaaccctaaacctttCCAATTCTGCTAAATTAAgctccacacacacacaccatgtgcacataagggtaatttttctccatccCGATTtgtacaactttttttttttttttgacatcTTTTTGGTTAAAATGCATATCAACGTGTGAAGCATCCATTGGGCAGATGGACTGTATAGAGAAATGGTCACCGAGGGTGGCAGTCATATCGAAAtggttttataaaaatggagaaggagagTCATGTATGTGATGTGGGCACATACACTCATACGTAACGTATGTAATACGCACAGTGCATGGTGGACCAAGAGCAGCAGCATTTTTTCGTCCCGCGGGAGGTTAAACCGTTGGACGGTCTTCTAAACAAAACAGTAGAGGTAGTCGGGGTGGCGAGGGGCGATCAATTTCGCACTCAACGTGTGACTAGAAAAGGTGGTTCAAACTGATTGGGGAATTTCCCGCCATGGTTACTCGCGCAAGATCGGTGTAGCGGGTACGCCGTTAATCTGTTAAGCGGTTACACTGTTCAGCGGATAATCTGCTCAGCGGTTACACTGTTCAGCGGCTACACTGCTCAGCGGCTACACCGCTGCGCGGCGCGAGAATTCCTACTCGAAATTAGAAAAAACAACTCCGTGCGCTGACGCAGTTGGTTGCCCATATAATACAGCGATGGGTCCCATGTCGCGCCCGCAAAGTGAactcttctccttctgcaaCTGCGAATTTCGCGCCAGGATGCATAGGAAAATGTAACAGAGAGGTGATGTTACTGTAATTATACATCACGTCCGCGCTGCCCAACAGGCGTGCACTCGAGATGCGTCACATGTACTTACGTGAAAGGTTCGATTTATATACCTTACGTACCCGTACGCGTTAAAGTAATATATATCatcatgtacatttttttttttttccttaggCGTACGCAGGTTACCCAATTTGATGAGCGAGCGCGCCATCTCCCccactccccatttttgcgtcCCCCGCGTGCGTACCGTACTCCACGAAGAAGGGGCGCCCGTGTACACGAAAAAGtgttaaaatgaaaaacgaaaCATAAACTAAACTGAACTAAAGTGAACTAACGTAAAAGTGAAACGCGAAATGCGAAACGCGAAGCGCGAAAGAAGCAAATGCGCAAATGACACTTTATCCTCGTATGCGAATACGCGAAGTTCGCCAGTGGGGTGGACTACTCCGCATCCTCTCGTGCGTATGACGATATTCGCATGAAACTGCGTTCGTCAATTTTCAGCGTTTTcaaatggttaaaaaaaaaaaaaaaaaatatacaaacgAATggaagtgaaaaagaaaaattaaaaaaaaaaaaataacataatatttttcactttttttccttgtttttgcttttttttttaattcctttttaaaaaaaaacgcttgaTTTCAGACTTCCCTCCTGTAAAGTCGTCacattattaaataattaaaccaATTAGTAACacgataaaaatatagaagcAGCATGGCACTGAAAAGAATAACGAAGGTAATCAGCCACAACTGCGTTTGCGCGCATATACGGTGCGGCTATACGAACGCGATGGAACGCATGTATCATCACTGCGCAATAACTCCGCAATAACTTCGCCATCACTGCGCCATCATTTCGCAATCACTGTGCGATGATTGCACGTGTGGAGGCGCATTTGAAGGAACGTGTCAGTTGAGTGTAATTTCGCGCGAGGATGATGCTTTTATGTCCCCCTCCTCCACTATGAATGCATATCTACAGTTATTCTCGTCTTTTCCCTCTGCGTCCCTCGCTGTCGTTCcagctgcgttttttttttttccccacccttAATTGTGTTATTGCATAATGGCTGTTGTAAGCTACATATTCTGAGTAGCTGGTGGGCCCGCTTCCTCCACCGTCCATCCTACACCCCGCGTCTTCCACCATACACTCTCCATCTCATAACCTTTTCCGCGCTGTGACTTTTTCCATAACCCGTTCGATTGCACACACATTCGATTTGCATAACCGTTGGGTTTAGAACGTGTGAAATGACGAGAACCCCTTTTACACGTTTAAGTGCACAATTTGATTGCCTCGGGGGGAGAGGGACAAAGGAAGGTGCCCCTGCTGTGGACACCAAACTGTGCCATCTCTGTAGTGCGGACACCCCACAGAACAGATGACACACATGTGAACAAACTGGTACACataattctccttttttttttttttttctttcctggTGGACTCGTGCAGGAATTACAAGACTTGAATAAAGACCCCCCCACGAATTGCTCCGCGGGGCCAATTGGAGATGacctctttttttggcaaGCGACGATAATGGGACCAGGTGACAGGTGAGCGGAccaacaggaaaaaaaagaaaaaaaaaaaaaaaaaaaaaaagaggcgcaCTGTGGACACTCAGCGTGATTATATTTCTATGAGAGGAACAGACCCTACAGCGCTACTGCCCGCGTGTCTAGTTTGTATACGTGCGTGCTTACTCGTAATGAAGTCATCCTTTGTCCCTCCACACGCCTGTCCATATACACCCCATCTCACGAACACCCCCTCCCTTATCCCCCATTCCTCCCATGCACCCACCCACAGTCCCTACGAAAACGGTGTGTACTTCCTGAATATAAAATTCCCCCCCGATTATCCGTTCAAGCCCCCCAAGGTAATTGGCCCCCCCGCGTTTGCAGTGCGCGTTTGCATGTCCATTTGCAGTGCCCATTTGCAGTGCGCGTTGGTGGCTCATATCGGAAGCGCTCGTTCACCGCTCACACATCCGTCAAACGTTGAATGCGTGCGTGGATCATATGACCATTtcctgtttctttttttttcccccccccttcgtgCAGATTATCTTCACCACGAAAATATATCACCCCAATATAAACACGTCGGGCGCCATTTGCCTTGACATCCTGAAGGACCAATGGAGTCCCGCGCTAACCATCTCGAAGGTCCTCCTGTCCATATCGTCGTTATTAACGGACCCCAACGCAGGTGAGTAGGACGATGTTATGCATCGCCCCAAAGGAGTATACAACTGTCACATTGCCTAGTTATGTCACTCCGTTTCAAAAACTTCAACCCAACTCCCTTCATCCTCTTAGACGACCCGCTCGTGCCCGAAATCGCCCACGTGTACAAAACGGACAGAACAAAATATCATCAAACTGCAAAAGCCTGGACGCAAAAATATGCCCAATGAAAATTAtctaaataattaaaaaataaattttaattaaaNNNNNNNNNNNNNNNNNNNNNNNNNNNNNNNNNNNNNNNNNNNNNNNNNNNNNNNNNNNNNNNNNNNNNNNNNNNNNNNNNNNNNNNNNNNNNNNNNNNNNNNNNNNNNNNNNNNNNNNNNNNNNNNNNNNNNNNNNNNNNNNNNNNNNNNNNNNNNNNNNNNNNNNNNNNNNNNNNNNNNNNNNNNNNNNNNNNNNNNNNNNNNNNNNNNNNNNNNNNNNNNNNNNNNNNNNNNNNNNNNNNNNNNNNNNNNNNNNNNNNNNNNNNNNNNNNNNNNNNNNNNNNNNNNNNNNNNNNNNNNNNNNNNNNNNNNNNNNNNNNNNNNNNNNNNNNNNNNNNNNNNNNNNNNNNNNNNNNNNNNNNNNNNNNNNNNNNNNNNNNNNNNNNNNNNNNNNNNNNNNNNNNNNNNNNNNNNNNNNNNNNNNNNNNNNNNNNNNNNNNNNNNNNNNNNNNNNNNNNNNNNNNNNNNNNNNNNNNNNNNNNNNNNNNNNNNNNNNNNNNNNNNNNNNNNNNNNNNNNNNNNNNNNNNNNNNNNNNNNNNNNNNNNNNNNNNNNNNNNNNNNNNNNNNNNNNNNNNNNNNNNNNNNNNNNNNNNNNNNNNNNNNNNNNNNNNNNNNNNNNNNNNNNNNNNNNNNNNNNNNNNNNNNNNNNNNNNNNNNNNNNNNNNNNNNNNNNNNNNNNNNNNNNNNNNNNNNNNNNNNNNNNNNNNNNNNNNNNNNNNNNNNNNNNNNNNNNNNNNNNNNNNNNNNNNNNNNNNNNNNNNNNNNNNNNNNNNNNNNNNNNNNNNNNNNNNNNNNNNNNNNNNNNNNNNNNNNNNNNNNNNNNNNNNNNNNNNNNNNNNNNNNNNNNNNNNNNNNNNNNNNNNNNNNNNNNNNNNNNNNNNNNNNNNNNNNNNNNNNNNNNNNNNNNNNNNNNNNNNNNNNNNNNNNNNNNNNNNNNNNNNNNNNNNNNNNNNNNNNNNNNNNNNNNNNNNNNNNNNNNNNNNNNNNNNNNNNNNNNNNNNNNNNNNNNNNNNNNNNNNNNNNNNNNNNNNNNNNNNNNNNNNNNNNNNNNNNNNNNNNNNNNNNNNNNNNNNNNNNNNNNNNNNNNNNNNNNNNNNNNNNNNNNNNNNNNNNNNNNNNNNNNNNNNNNNNNNNNNNNNNNNNNNNNNNNNNNNNNNNNNNNNNNNNNNNNNNNNNNNNNNNNNNNNNNNNNNNNNNNNNNNNNNNNNNNNNNNNNNNNNNNNNNNNNNNNNNNNNNNNNNNNNNNNNNNNNNNNNNNNNNNNNNNNNNNNNNNNNNNNNNNNNNNNNNNNNNNNNNNNNNNNNNNNNNNNNNNNNNNNNNNNNNNNNNNNNNNNNNNNNNNNNNNNNNNNNNNNNNNNNNNNNNNNNNNNNNNNNNNNNNNNNNNNNNNNNNNNNNNNNNNNNNNNNNNNNNNNNNNNNNNNNNNNNNNNNNNNNNNNNNNNNNNNNNNNNNNNNNNNNNNNNNNNNNNNNNNNNNNNNNNNNNNNNNNNNNNNNNNNNNNNNNNNNNNNNNNNNNNNNNNNNNNNNNNNNNNNNNNNNNNNNNNNNNNNNNNNNNNNNNNNNNNNNNNNNNNNNNNNNNNNNNNNNNNNNNNNNNNNNNNNNNNNNNNNNNNNNNNNNNNNNNNNNNNNNNNNNNNNNNNNNNNNNNNNNNNNNNNNNNNNNNNNNNNNNNNNNNNNNNNNNNNNNNNNNNNNNNNNNNNNNNNNNNNNNNNNNNNNNNNNNNNNNNNNNNNNNNNNNNNNNNNNNNNNNNNNNNNNNNNNNNNNNNNNNNNNNNNNNNNNNNNNNNNNNNNNNNNNNNNNNNNNNNNNNNNNNNNNNNNNNNNNNNNNNNNNNNNCCGACTTCGCTACTGACTCATCGAACCTTCTTTTCGGACCCAGCATGCATCTGTGGGATctaagaaaaggaaaaaaaaaaaaacgcatctGCCCTTTTCgccacacatgtgtgcaacAAGTCCATCTTAAAAAACGTTTCGTTTCTCCTCGTGTCTCCAACTCCTTCAATACAATGCATCGCGACTTGTTAGAAAAGGAACGGTTAATGCAAAGGCATGAGAAGCATGTGAAGAATAGAGTGGTCGATAATGTAATAGCTGATGTTACATGCACGGGGCAGGGTAATTCGAGCGGCGGGGTACGGTGCACCGCTACACATGCGCACCGCTACACATCTGCACTGCTTCACATCTGCGCCACTTCACATCTGCACCGCTACACATCTCCGCCACTTCACATGCGCACCGcttcacttctcccccctcagGCAAAACCTACCTCAGGAAGAACGAAGCCGCGTTCGAGGACTACCAAACcagggagaaggaaaaactcaAGTCCTTCgtcaaaattgaaaataggCGGTAGGAAAGGAGGTAGTGCAACACGGATGAGGACCATCCCGGTGGAAGAACGCACCCACACTAGAGTACACACAAGCGCTCGCTTCACCACCCTGTCACTCACCTCAGGAAGGAGAACCTCCAAAGAAATGAAGATAGGTGGAAACTCGCTGAAGTGAATGCACaagtatgtatgtacatatgagcAAAACGTGGTGAGGCATTCGGTTCGCCATCTGTAACTACCCATAAATGTGCATCGAGAAGTAGTGCTCTTCATTTGTCGGGGGAAGCGGTTCATTtaaccctccccccttttttaatttcaaacCATGTGCCTTGGCTGCCGCAACCTACAACACGCCTGCTCCTTCTCCTGCCCTTTCTCCCGCCCTTTCTCCCGCCCTTTCTCCCGCTCCTTCGCCCCACCTCCCCCGTGTCgccaaaaagaaagaaaaggataaaacCTGCGCGCTGCAAAAAATGCCATTCAAAAGCGAGAAGAATAAGACTAAGTAATTTTGGAGCATCATCctgggggaataaaaaaaaaaaaaaaaaaaaagttctcCCCAATTGAGAGGCAACTGAGCAAAAggaatgcacacatgtgtaacTTCCTTCCACAAAACACATCTCTGAATATTCTGTTTGTCCCCCACAGGTGCCACCACGACATCATAAACCATGGGTACCTCAATTATAACGAgtccataaaaatggaaatgaaaaaaaatgtaacagtCGATGCGTGAAGCAGGGGTTGCTTCGTCATGTGCCATGTTCCATGTGCCATATGCGATGTGTGATGCGTGATGCGGCTTGCTATCCCCtcatggaggaaaaaaaaaataaataaaatgtatacacCCATACGTccatacatacacacgtacgtccatacacacacatacgtgCGAACCACTTCTCcgtttcccccctttcgcaGATTTGCGTGAACAACAGGAGAAACTACTTGTCCCAGAAGATGAGCGGGTCGTATAACCCCATCACGGGTTCGTTCTcctcacacacacacgcggGTGGCTTTCTCATGCCTTACCCTGTTCCCCTTCGTCATCGTCCCCTCCCCACCGCGCTTTGACTTAAGCCCAATTGGAAgcgccactttttttcttcccttttacTCTCCTGTCATTGCGCCGCTCTCCTTTGTCCATCTCTCActcaggggaaaaaagaagctaaaaaaatggacagcATGATTTGGAGATGCGTGCCCCCCTCTGTTTGCAACTGCGGTGATGGAATGGTGTGTGCTTCCATTTGGGTCGGCACGGCTCGGCTAGACCAGGGGAGTCTCCAAGGCAGGTTCTCCTTCGCGAGCCGCGGCACTGGGGTGAGCACTTCTGCTTCTACCGGATAGGTCCCCCCCACGTGCAGCCATTTAAACAGCCCACACGATAGGAAtggctaaaaaaaaactgtgaTGACCCTCAACCGAGACCGACTCCCCTCTAACGACGCTTATCCACTCCATCAGATGAGCACGAGCATATGCGCGGGGAAGAGGTAGAGCGTGCGCCCCGCAGAGACGCGTAAAGAATCGACGAGAGCCAACTGCAGACGCGAATTGGCCAAGTTGCGGTTTAGCTCGTCCTCAATTTGGCTGACCCTCACCTCATtatgggaaaaataagaagagCCAAAGAAGGTGCACCCATTCTGATGGGTATTATCctcccttttgcaaaatggctGACTTAAgtgtcttctttttctttcgtgaacgtttttttttccattggAGTGATCCACTCGGATGTTACACAGCGTGCAATACTCATCGATCGCattaacaacaaaaaaaaaagtttttaaaatgctcacattttccttttcctttttccgtctctttaattttacaatCTCTTCGTAACGTCTTCTCATCATTCtccacttaaaaaaattaataacaacaaccgttttttcctctccttgtTCCTGTTCCTGTTCCTCTCCCTGCAACAAGCTCGACCCTTCCATGTGGATACCCACACTTGTCAGTGTCACTCTTTTGGCCACAAAAAGGATTACCCGCTTGATGCCATATTTTTGTGTCACCTTTTTGTCAAATTTGTACAGCTGAAGATTTCCTCCGCTTCGCTTTTCACCGCTTCGTTTTTCACCGCTTGGTTTCTCACCGCTTGGTTTGCCCCCCCTGTGCACGCGTGCAACCCTCCCGTAGTGCATGAAATAATTGATGAACGCAGTGAACACATAGCTGTGCATGAAAAACGGCTTGATGACAgtgtcttctttttttctttcgtccatatatttaaatacgcatatatacatttcttCGTTtgtgagaattttttttttttctgaacaaaaaatgcacacacagtTAGCGATCTCCAACTGGGGGTCATGTTGTCTCTCTGCGTGTTGCAAAGATAGCTCTGTTTGTGTTTCTGTTTGTGTTTCTGTATGTGTTTCTGTATGTGCTTCCGTTTGTGCCTCTGcttgtgcttctccccctttcgtGACGTCGCCCCTGGGAACACACCACTCTTCTACATCGCTGGTGTCTTGGAACCCCCCTCTACAGTGGTTCCCTTCGTGTGATAGGTCCATTTCTCCCCGTTCACTCATCTCCAGTATATTCTTATTTACGAGTCGAATAAAATTAACCACCATTTCTTTGAAGTTCAATCCTTTGAGGTTATTCTGTCGTGATACTTCtacatttacatttttaaaatttctgtaCAGTCTTAAATTAATTTGCAGCATGGCGTTATTTCGTCTCTCTATTTTGTTACGCGGTTGCTTCGTTTTTCGCGGCTGCTTCGTTTTTCCAGGCTGCTCCATTTTTACGGACGCTCCCCTGTGCACTTCTGGATTCTCCCTACTCATGGTTCTATGCATCCCGCCCGAAGGGACTTCCCCTCCATTCAGCAGATTCCTATTCCAatttcgcttctcctcccccgaGACAAACAAACGGTCATATAAATTTTCACCCCCAATGACATTTCCACcgtcctccattttttctacatccTTATGCAGAACCGACTTTTCCCCGTGGCTACCCAGGTAGTAGTAACTGTATACGTCGATGGTCCTGTTGTTGTTTCTCTCATCATTCAGAGCTgcactctcctttttgctttcttcaGTTGATTCGCTGGACGCCCCATAACTCACACCCGTGCGGTTTAGAATATCTTCCTCCGAGTTGGCCGTGCTGTCTGATGTTTCGTCCCCTGAGGGAGCACCCTCTCCAGAACGTACTGTCGAACGAGATGACGATCGTGCTGAAGGACACCCTGACGAGTTAGACGAGTCGCCACCCCCCTTCGTCATATCAACTATACTCATAAAGTTTAACTTCCTTGAAgctctcttttttaatttctcaaaatttattaagcGATACATCCCTTCCTCTTTCGTGTCATGCAGGTCATAGTACGGAGTTGccctttttccacttctACCCTGGGTGTTTCTGCCCCGAGTGGTTCTACCCTGAGTGCTCCTACCCCGAGAGCTTCTACCCTGCGTGCTTCTACCCCCGTTCGTCTGATAGCGACACCTGTTTGTAATTATAGCTCTCCCTTGTAATCCAAAATCCTCAAAGAAGGACCATTTATTTCGTGTTttacttttccctttttcgccaATGTTCAGGTGGAAATTTCCTTCCCTTATGCACATTCTGCTTTGTCGTTTTGCACCTTCTCCGTTTTGATTTTggttctttccttttccttcttcctctgagGTACTGCTAAACAGACAGTTGGGGATCCTCTCCCCCcggtttgcttcttcccccacaTCGCTGCTAAACAGACAGTTGGGGGGGCTCTCCCGCCggtttgcttcttccaccACATCGCTGCTAAACAGACAGTTGGGGGTCCTCTCCCCCCggtttgcttcttcctccacatCGCTGCTAAACAGACAGTTGGGGGTCCTCTCCTGGGGGGGTCTTCTCTCCCCCAATTTTCCTGCCTCACTTTTATGGCTGCCCCCATCCGAGATGCTACTAAACATGCACTTACTCCTCaccttcctctttttgtttttcttcccatctGTCCCGGCACTATCCTCATCCTTTACGCTTTCACTAAAAAAGCCCCTTTTCTTGCCAGGAGCTCTCCTTTGGTCCTCGTCCGTTCCAATTTGGTCCTCTCCAGAACTGACGCTAAAGAGGTTGGTCCCTTCCTCACTCTCTCCACTGGTTCGCTTCGGTTTGATCAATCTTCCCCTTACCGTCCTACCGCGGCGAGCTCCACCATGCGTTGTCCTACCCCTTCGCTTGCAGCAACTATCCCCCGAGTTTCTTCTAAACAGATCCATTCGGTGAAAGCATGCAATAcagttaaaaagggaaaagtaaaaaaaaaaaaagaggcaccTTTGCGACTTTGCCTCTTATTCTTtcaaattagaaaaaaaaaaaagtggcactCCCTTTAATTTTGATccaccaatttgttcattcttCGAGTGTGTTCGTGGTATCGGTAAGTGACGAACGCTCGCGGAATGGATGAGACCCCCCTGCAGTGCCGCTCCCGCTCCCACTACCACGCCACTCAACGATCCTCTTTCTTGCCATGGGTAGTGTGTGCACATGCTTCATCTACACACCTGTGCGCTTTAACCAATGTGTGCCAAACCCCATGGTGTAATATTTTCCTCTCCTCTTTGTCTCAGAAAATATATTGCAGGATGTGTGCTTTCCCAAAGATGTGAGACGATAATGGAAGCCTTCCAAATGTGCACTCACTCCACCGTTTGGATGCCGCTCACTTATTTGCATTCACTGTGGGGGGGGATACAAACGGGAGGAACTTCTTCTTGTCCGGGAATGGTCAATTAGGCTGAAAAGGATTTGCTTTCCCTttctacttccttttttgtttccccctcGAGGTCATGCTTACCATTTCGGCGCTGCTTCAGTTGAGCTGCATAAAACGCCTGCCTGACCCGTGTTTTGCACAATgtcgattttttttgcaacatttttttggtcacattttttgcgacatttttttggccacTTCCTCATTGCGACTTCCTCATTGTGACATTCTTTTTGGTGAGCCAACATTTTGGCTAAAAAGCTACAAAAAGgcaagataaaaaaaagttgaaaaaaaatggaactcaccaaatgacaaaaaaaaaaaagggacaaaatataaaatataacaaaggGACCACAAACAATAAGTGAGCGGAACGAAGGGACAGGTAAGTAGACGCCCATAAGGGGATGACATGACGAACTTTTTTCAAACggaaagaaatatgaaatgCTTGATGGGAGGGATCCAGATAAAGCAAAGCTTATTATCtcataaaatatgataaaaaaaaaatgggcccCCAACGAAAGGGTCATCAGACCCATCGTCAGCAAAGGATACATAAGTCCAatcaacataaaaaatgtaaaagagttgaaagaagaattaaaagataaaatatacacaaacatatacacatttaaTACATTATGTGATGGGATATACGTTAGCAGAGGGATCTATGCAATTACGGGGAGGAGAAACTGTGGGAAAAGTAGCCTGTGTACACACATTTGTgtgaatcttttttttaacgacgTGTTGCATTATTTCCATCTGTTTTACTCTGCCTTTTTCGACtttgtacaatttttggaaaaaaaaaatgttgaaaataaattttgcttTCGGACAGCTAATCGCTTTCGCCAAGTGGGGACAGAGTTCTCCCTGCGCAACAAAAACTTCGCCGACTTTAAGCAGCTGGTGAGGTACTTCTCCGCGCAGTTCGTCCACTCACACGGGCGGGAGGGCAATGGTGGCAGTGAGAGTGGCGGCGACAGTGACGGAAAAGATGACGAAGATGACGAAGATGACGGAGAGGGGAGAGAGAGCGAAC contains these protein-coding regions:
- a CDS encoding ubiquitin-conjugating enzyme E2 4 (putative), whose product is MALKRITKELQDLNKDPPTNCSAGPIGDDLFFWQATIMGPGDSPYENGVYFLNIKFPPDYPFKPPKIIFTTKIYHPNINTSGAICLDILKDQWSPALTISKVLLSISSLLTDPNADDPLVPEIAHVYKTDRTKYHQTAKAWTQKYAQ
- a CDS encoding hypothetical protein (putative) encodes the protein MHRDLLEKERLMQRHEKHVKNRVVDNVIADVTCTGQGKTYLRKNEAAFEDYQTREKEKLKSFVKIENRRKENLQRNEDRWKLAEVNAQKEKDKTCALQKMPFKSEKNKTKCHHDIINHGYLNYNESIKMEMKKNVTVDA
- a CDS encoding hypothetical protein (putative); protein product: DFGLQGRAIITNRCRYQTNGGRSTQGRSSRGRSTQGRTTRGRNTQGRSGKRATPYYDLHDTKEEGMYRLINFEKLKKRASRKLNFMSIVDMTKGGGDSSNSSGCPSARSSSRSTVRSGEGAPSGDETSDSTANSEEDILNRTGVSYGASSESTEESKKESAALNDERNNNRTIDVYSYYYLGSHGEKSVLHKDVEKMEDGGNVIGGENLYDRLFVSGEEKRNWNRNLLNGGEVPSGGMHRTMSRENPEVHRGASVKMEQPGKTKQPRKTKQPRNKIERRNNAMLQINLRLYRNFKNVNVEVSRQNNLKGLNFKEMVVNFIRLVNKNILEMSERGEMDLSHEGNHCRGGFQDTSDVEEWCVPRGDVTKGGEAQAEAQTEAHTETHTETQTETQTELSLQHAERQHDPQLEIANCVCIFCSEKKKILTNEEMYICVFKYMDERKKEDTVIKPFFMHSYVFTAFINYFMHYGRVARVHRGGKPSGEKPSGEKRSGEKRSGGNLQLYKFDKKVTQKYGIKRVILFVAKRVTLTSVGIHMEGSSLLQGEEQEQEQGEEKTVVVINFFKWRMMRRRYEEIVKLKRRKKEKENVSILKTFFFVVNAIDEYCTLCNIRVDHSNGKKNVHERKRRHLSQPFCKREDNTHQNGCTFFGSSYFSHNEVRVSQIEDELNRNLANSRLQLALVDSLRVSAGRTLYLFPAHMLVLI